In Streptomyces pluripotens, the genomic window GGCGTGAGCCCCGCATCTTCACCGGATCGCGGCGGGGGATTCCGTACCACTCGCGCGGTGAGAACGAGAAGGGCCCGCACGGCCGGTACTGGCCTCGGCTGCTCACCGCGGAGAAGGCGGCCGAGTTCCGCGCCCGTGCCGAGAGCGGCGACTGGGTCCGCTTCGGCACCGACTTGTGGCCGATGATCTCCGCCGAGGTGGAGAGCGTGTACTACGCCGCCCTGCTGACCGGCCGCGGCGCAGACGGGGACGCTTTCGCCGAACGCTACCTGGCGGCCCAACCGGGCGCCGAGCGCGCTGACTTGCTCGTCGAAGCCGGCATTGCTTCCGAGGACCACTGGGACTGGGAGCGGATATCCCGTCCTTACGGGGACCGGGAGTTCCCCGACTCCGACAGCTACCGCGCCTGGCTGCTGGACCACCTGCGCGCCGACGTGGTGCACGCGCGCGCCGGCAACGTCAGCGGCCCCCTGAAGGCGGCCCTGGACGTCATGCGTGACCTGCGGAACGAGATCCGGCTGGCCGTCGACCACCGCGGCCTGGAAGGCAACTCCCACCGGGACGACCTGGACGGCTGGTACACCCCGCTCAACGCCTTCGTCTCCATCGGTCCGCCCGTCTCCCGCACCGCGGAGCTCATCGCCCTCATCGAGGCCGGAATCGTGGAGGTCGCAGCCCCGGGCCTGCGCGTGGAGGCGGTCACCGACGATCAGGGCCCGGCCTTCGCCGCCTGGTCCACCGTCCTGCCCGACCAGCGGTGCACAGCAGCCACCCTGGTTGAGGCCCGGCTGCCCGAACCCGACCTGCGCCGCACCGCGGACCCGCTGCTGCGGCACCTCCTCGACAGCGGGCAGTGCGCCCCCTACCGCCTTTCCGGGGAGTGCGGCACCAGCTACGAGACGGGCGGGCTCGACGTCACCGAACGTCCCTACCGCATCGTAGACGCGGCCGGCCGTCCCCACCCGCGGCGGTTCGCCTACGGCGTGCCGACGGAGTCCGTGCACTGGATCACCGCGGCCGGGATCCGACCCGGCGTGGGTTCGGTGACCCTGGAGGACTCCGACGCCATCGCAGCCGCGGCCCTGGCCACCGAGCCGGCCCTTCCGGAGGCGGCGGCCAGCACCGCCACGAGCCAGTCGGTCCAGCCGGAACACATGGGCTGTGGGCAGCACGGGGAGCGCATGCACCACTGCGACCACTCCGAGTTCCCCGGCCCCATCGGCCGGCCGGCGCACTGGGGGGCACACAGATGAGCCTCCTGCCAGATGCTGGTGCCGACTCAGGACTGCTCTCACCGGTCCGCGTCAGCACCCCCGTGGAGGCGGCCACCTCCGACGAAGCGTGGCTGCAGGCCATGCTCGACGCCGAGTCCGCCCTTGCGCGCACCCAGGCCGAACTCGGAGCCCTCCCCGAGCAGGCCGCCAAGATCATCACCGCCGCCGCGCGCGCCGACCTGTTCGACGTACGCGCCCTCGCCCGTCTCTCGCGCGAGACCGCGAACCCCGTTGTCGGGCTGGTCGCCGCCCTGACCCGGGCGGTGGCCGCGGAGGACCCGGTGGCCGCCGAATACGTGCATCGGGGCTCGACCAGCCAGGACATCTTCGACACCGGAGCCATGCTGGTCGCCTCCCGCGCCCTCGGGCTGGTCCTGGACGACCTGCACCGCACGGCGGACGCCCTCGGGGAACTGGCCCGCGCGCACCGGGACACCCCGCAGGCCGGCCGCACCCTGGCGCTGCAGGCGGTGCCGACCACTTTCGGGCTCAAGGCAGCCGGCTGGCGCAGCCTCGTCCTCGACGCGGCCGACCGAGTCGCCCGGGTCCGCAGCGCGGGCCTGCCGGTCTCTCTGGGTGGCGCGGCCGGAACCCTCGCCGGCTACCTGCAGTACGCGGAACTCGACAAAGGAGAAGGCGAGTTCGACGCCGCCGAGTACACTGAGCGGCTGCTCGACGGCTACGCCGCGGAAACGGGGCTCGCCCGCCCCGACCTGCCGTGGCACGCGCTGCGTACCCCGCTGGCCGACCTGGGCGCTGCGCTAGCCCACACCGCGGCCGCACTCGGGAAGTTCGCGGTGGATGTGCAAGTACTGGCCCGCACTGAGGTCGGAGAAGCCGCCGAGCCGGCCCCCGCCGGGCGTGGCGCCTCCTCCGCGATGCCGCACAAGCGCAATCCCGTGCTCGCCACCCTCATTCGCTCCGCTGCACTCCAGGTGCCGGTCCTGGCCGCGGGGCTCACCCAGAGCCTCACCACCGAGGACGAGCGGTCCGGGGGCACCTGGCACGCCGAGTGGCTGCTGCTGCGCGAGTGCCTGCGTCTCGCCGGCGGGGCCGCCCACACCGCCGCAGAGCTCGCCCAGGGACTGTCCGTCTCCCCTGAACGCATGGATGCCAACCTGAAGGTGACGGGAGGTCAGATCGTATCGGAGCGGATCGCCGCGGTTCTGTCCCCCCGACTCGGCAAGGTCACGGCCAAGCGGCTGCTCACCCACGCCTCCGCGCGCGCCGCCGAGCAGAGCCGACCCCTCGGCGCAATCCTCTCCGAACACCCTGACCTCCAGGGCATGTTCGACGCGACGGAACTGTCCCTCCTGCTCGATCCCGCCCAGTACACGGGAGCGGCGGGCCCTCTGGTCGACCGCGCCCTGAAGAGAGGGAACCGCCTCCAGTGACCACCAGCCAGCTCTCCGAGCTCCCCATCGACGCCGATCCCCACGCACCCCAGCCGGCCGGCCCGGTGACGACCCACCCCCATGACACCCACCCCCACGACGCCCACCCCCAGGGGGACCGGCTCCACGGCGCACCCGCCCCCGGGGCCCACCCCATCGCTCCTGACGGCTTCGGTCCGGCGCCGCCTCGGCGCACCTCGCTGCCGCACTGCTTCCCCGCCCCCGGGCTGAGGGCCGCCCAGCAGCCCGACTGGCCCGACCCCGAGGCCCTCGCCGAGGCAGTGGCCGGCCTTGCTGCGGCCCCGGGACTCGTGCTCCCCCAGGAGATCGACAGCCTGCGCGAGCGCCTGGCCGCCGTCGCCCGTGGCGCCGCTGTCCTGCTCCAGGGCGGTGACTGCGCCGAGACCTTCGACGGGGTCTCACAGGACCAGGTGTCCGCCAAGTTCCGCACCATCAACCAGATGGCCGCGGTCATCGGTGAGGGTGCTGCCCTGCCGGTCGTCACCATCGGGCGCATGGCCGGCCAGTACGCCAAGCCGCGCTCCAGCGCGCACGAGACCCGGGACGGCATCACCCTTCCCTCCTATCGGGGCGACCTCGTCAACGGCGTCGGTTTCACGCCAGAATCCCGGACTCCCGAACCGCGTCGACTCGGCCGCGCCTACCAGACCTCAGCCACCACCCTGAACCTGCTGCGGGCGTTCTCGGCGCACCACCGCACCGAGTTCTGGACCAGCCACGAGGCGCTGGTGCTGGAGTACGAGTGCGCGCTCACCCGCGTCATCCCGCAGGGCATCTACAACCTGTCCGCCCACACTGTGTGGGTGGGCGAGCGGACCCGCCAACTCGACGGGGCACATGTCGACTACGCGGCGCACATCCGCAACCCGGTGGCAGTCAAGGTGGGGCCCAGCACGACCCCTGATGATCTGATCGCCCTGATCGAGCGGCTGGATCCTGACCGGGAGCCGGGCCGCCTGACCTTCGTCAGCAGGATGGGGGCCGGAGCCGTGCGCGAGGTGCTCCCTGACCTGGTGGCCAAAGTGACGGCCCAGGGGTCGCCCGCCATCTGGATCTGTGACCCCATGCACGGCAACACCTTCAGCGCCCAGGACGGCTTCAAAACCCGCCACCTCAACGACATCGT contains:
- a CDS encoding FAD/NAD(P)-binding protein, with the translated sequence MNTRHAQIGIVGAGPRGLSVLERICAQERKSPSRDRITVHVIDPTPPGPGRVWRTDQSRHLLMNTVACQVSVFTDASLAIDGPIEEGPSLYEWLQCQLRGDLDEQGLLLTEEGLAEARALGPDSYPTRAIYGHYLQWVFGRLVETAPAHVEIRTHRAEAVALDDASAMAPEGADGGAPAQQLTLSNGTVIGGLDAVILAQGHLPAQLTPTEAELTAFAEANGLQYLPPANPADVDVDRIPQGETVILRGMGLNFFDYMALFTAGRGGSFERDIEGRLVYHPSGREPRIFTGSRRGIPYHSRGENEKGPHGRYWPRLLTAEKAAEFRARAESGDWVRFGTDLWPMISAEVESVYYAALLTGRGADGDAFAERYLAAQPGAERADLLVEAGIASEDHWDWERISRPYGDREFPDSDSYRAWLLDHLRADVVHARAGNVSGPLKAALDVMRDLRNEIRLAVDHRGLEGNSHRDDLDGWYTPLNAFVSIGPPVSRTAELIALIEAGIVEVAAPGLRVEAVTDDQGPAFAAWSTVLPDQRCTAATLVEARLPEPDLRRTADPLLRHLLDSGQCAPYRLSGECGTSYETGGLDVTERPYRIVDAAGRPHPRRFAYGVPTESVHWITAAGIRPGVGSVTLEDSDAIAAAALATEPALPEAAASTATSQSVQPEHMGCGQHGERMHHCDHSEFPGPIGRPAHWGAHR
- the pcaB gene encoding 3-carboxy-cis,cis-muconate cycloisomerase, whose protein sequence is MSLLPDAGADSGLLSPVRVSTPVEAATSDEAWLQAMLDAESALARTQAELGALPEQAAKIITAAARADLFDVRALARLSRETANPVVGLVAALTRAVAAEDPVAAEYVHRGSTSQDIFDTGAMLVASRALGLVLDDLHRTADALGELARAHRDTPQAGRTLALQAVPTTFGLKAAGWRSLVLDAADRVARVRSAGLPVSLGGAAGTLAGYLQYAELDKGEGEFDAAEYTERLLDGYAAETGLARPDLPWHALRTPLADLGAALAHTAAALGKFAVDVQVLARTEVGEAAEPAPAGRGASSAMPHKRNPVLATLIRSAALQVPVLAAGLTQSLTTEDERSGGTWHAEWLLLRECLRLAGGAAHTAAELAQGLSVSPERMDANLKVTGGQIVSERIAAVLSPRLGKVTAKRLLTHASARAAEQSRPLGAILSEHPDLQGMFDATELSLLLDPAQYTGAAGPLVDRALKRGNRLQ
- a CDS encoding 3-deoxy-7-phosphoheptulonate synthase, which codes for MPHCFPAPGLRAAQQPDWPDPEALAEAVAGLAAAPGLVLPQEIDSLRERLAAVARGAAVLLQGGDCAETFDGVSQDQVSAKFRTINQMAAVIGEGAALPVVTIGRMAGQYAKPRSSAHETRDGITLPSYRGDLVNGVGFTPESRTPEPRRLGRAYQTSATTLNLLRAFSAHHRTEFWTSHEALVLEYECALTRVIPQGIYNLSAHTVWVGERTRQLDGAHVDYAAHIRNPVAVKVGPSTTPDDLIALIERLDPDREPGRLTFVSRMGAGAVREVLPDLVAKVTAQGSPAIWICDPMHGNTFSAQDGFKTRHLNDIVDEVRGFFEVHRTLGTHAGGVHIELTGEHVTECLGGVYEVTPSHLPTRYETTCDPRLNRAQSLDLARELAGLYATHRINRREHHAEPHPRRVLSPYARA